A window from Thunnus albacares chromosome 19, fThuAlb1.1, whole genome shotgun sequence encodes these proteins:
- the rps18 gene encoding 40S ribosomal protein S18, giving the protein MSLVIPEKFQHILRVLNTNIDGRRKIAFAITAIKGVGRRYAHVVLRKADIDLNKRAGELTEEEVERVVTIMQNPRQYKIPDWFLNRQKDVKDGKYSQVLANGLDNKLREDLERLKKIRAHRGLRHFWGLRVRGQHTKTTGRRGRTVGVSKKK; this is encoded by the exons TCTCTGGTCATCCCTGAGAAGTTCCAGCACATTCTTCGTGTTCTCAACACGAACATCGATGGTAGGAGGAAGATCGCCTTCGCCATCACTGCCATCAAG GGTGTTGGCAGACGTTACGCTCATGTCGTCCTGAGGAAGGCCGACATCGACCTCAACAAGAGGGCCGGAGAGCTGActgaggaggag gtCGAGCGGGTGGTGACCATCATGCAGAATCCTCGCCAGTACAAAATCCCAGACTGGTTCCTCAACAGGCAGAAAGACGTCAAGGACGGCAAATACAGCCAG GTCCTCGCTAACGGTCTGGACAACAAGCTGAGAGAAGATCTGGAGCGGCTGAAGAAGATCAGGGCTCATCGTGGTCTCAGACACTTCTGGGG TCTGCGTGTGCGCGGTCAGCACACCAAGACCACCGGCCGTCGCGGTCGCACCGTCGGTGTGTCCAAGAAGAAGTAA